In Cytobacillus oceanisediminis, the following proteins share a genomic window:
- a CDS encoding chromate transporter, with the protein MKQADIFMAFFRVGILGYGGGPSSIPLVHKEVVDKYKWMDTDEFGDVLALGNALPGPIATKMAGYIGYRVGGILGMVNALVATMVPTIVIMIILLTALNTFKDQPWVTGMTQAVIPVVAVMLATLTWDFVKKSTKSSLGWGWTLLFVAASLVLLEFVNIHPAIIIFVLLAAALLKKDKSEKNEAKKERNLA; encoded by the coding sequence ATGAAGCAGGCTGACATCTTTATGGCTTTTTTCCGAGTGGGCATTCTGGGATATGGAGGCGGCCCGTCATCCATTCCGCTTGTCCATAAAGAAGTTGTTGATAAATATAAATGGATGGATACGGATGAATTCGGTGATGTTCTTGCGCTGGGCAACGCACTCCCTGGCCCGATTGCAACAAAAATGGCCGGCTATATCGGCTATCGTGTTGGCGGCATTCTGGGCATGGTTAATGCGTTAGTGGCAACGATGGTTCCAACTATTGTTATTATGATTATTCTTCTTACAGCGTTAAATACATTTAAAGACCAGCCTTGGGTAACAGGCATGACCCAGGCAGTTATTCCAGTTGTGGCAGTGATGCTGGCAACATTGACTTGGGACTTCGTTAAAAAGTCTACGAAATCATCACTCGGCTGGGGCTGGACATTGCTTTTTGTTGCGGCAAGCCTGGTACTTCTGGAATTTGTGAATATCCATCCGGCTATCATCATTTTTGTTTTGCTGGCAGCCGCTCTCCTGAAAAAGGATAAATCTGAAAAAAACGAAGCGAAAAAGGAGAGGAATCTCGCATGA
- a CDS encoding gamma-glutamyltransferase family protein — MNIDFHNHPYTSQRTTVMANNGMVATSQPLAAQAGLDMMKKGGNAIDAAIATAAALTVVEPTSNGIGGDAFALVWTKGELHGLNASGPAPKSISIEALKERGIEKMPTHGWMPVTVPGAPSAWAELSKRFGRLPLKDVLQPAIDYAEKGYPLTPILGKYWQYAYKKFKQSLADDEFQHWFETFAPDGKAPEIGEIWRSEGHAATLRGIGETDGESFYRGEIAEKIDAFSKKYNAFLSKEDLADYKAEWVDPIKVHYRGYDVWEIPPNGQGLVALLGLNIAKGFEFRDKDTVDTYHKQIEAMKLAFTDGKAFITDPAEMRVTVEELLSEEYGESRRSEIAGEALTPEPYQLPRGGTVYLATADSEGNMVSFIQSNYMGFGSGLVVPGTGIALQNRGHDFSLDPEHHNALKPGKKTYHTIIPGFLTKDGKAVGPFGVMGGYMQPQGHMQVVMNTVDFHLNPQAALDAPRWQWIEGKKVQVEPHFPNHIAQALVRKGHQIEVTVDTGGFGRGQIIWRDPKTGVLMGGTEARTDGSIAAW, encoded by the coding sequence ATGAACATTGATTTCCACAACCACCCATACACATCACAGAGAACGACCGTCATGGCGAATAACGGCATGGTGGCTACTTCCCAGCCGCTTGCAGCACAGGCTGGATTAGATATGATGAAAAAAGGCGGGAATGCCATTGATGCAGCGATTGCCACAGCAGCTGCTCTTACCGTGGTTGAACCAACATCAAACGGAATCGGCGGCGATGCATTTGCACTCGTCTGGACGAAAGGGGAACTGCATGGATTGAATGCAAGCGGCCCTGCTCCCAAGTCCATTTCCATAGAAGCATTAAAGGAAAGAGGCATCGAAAAAATGCCAACGCACGGCTGGATGCCGGTTACGGTGCCTGGTGCTCCATCTGCGTGGGCTGAGCTTTCCAAACGTTTCGGCAGACTTCCGTTAAAAGATGTCCTTCAGCCCGCAATTGATTACGCTGAAAAAGGATATCCTTTAACACCGATACTCGGCAAGTACTGGCAGTATGCTTATAAAAAGTTTAAGCAGAGTCTGGCGGATGACGAATTCCAGCATTGGTTTGAAACCTTTGCTCCGGATGGAAAGGCTCCTGAAATTGGCGAGATCTGGCGCTCTGAAGGGCATGCTGCCACTTTAAGAGGAATTGGCGAAACAGACGGCGAAAGCTTTTACCGCGGGGAAATTGCTGAAAAAATCGATGCTTTTTCAAAAAAATACAATGCATTTCTATCCAAAGAAGACCTCGCAGATTACAAGGCGGAATGGGTTGACCCCATCAAAGTTCATTACCGCGGATATGATGTCTGGGAAATCCCGCCGAATGGCCAGGGTCTAGTCGCTCTTTTAGGCTTAAATATCGCAAAAGGCTTTGAATTCCGCGATAAAGACACGGTGGATACATATCACAAACAAATTGAAGCGATGAAGTTAGCTTTTACTGATGGCAAGGCATTTATTACGGATCCTGCGGAAATGAGAGTGACAGTTGAAGAATTGCTCTCGGAGGAGTACGGCGAATCCCGCCGCAGCGAGATTGCGGGCGAAGCTCTGACACCTGAGCCTTACCAGCTGCCGCGCGGAGGTACTGTTTATCTGGCGACAGCCGACAGCGAAGGCAATATGGTTTCCTTCATCCAAAGCAACTATATGGGCTTTGGATCTGGTCTCGTCGTTCCTGGAACAGGAATTGCCCTTCAGAATCGCGGGCACGACTTCTCTCTTGATCCGGAGCACCATAATGCACTGAAGCCCGGCAAGAAAACATACCACACAATTATCCCAGGATTCCTGACAAAAGACGGCAAAGCAGTTGGACCGTTCGGTGTGATGGGAGGCTATATGCAGCCGCAGGGGCATATGCAAGTGGTCATGAATACAGTGGATTTCCATTTGAATCCGCAGGCAGCCCTTGATGCGCCAAGATGGCAATGGATTGAAGGAAAAAAGGTCCAGGTGGAGCCGCACTTCCCTAATCATATTGCCCAGGCTTTGGTGCGCAAAGGCCATCAAATCGAGGTAACTGTTGATACCGGCGGATTCGGCCGCGGTCAGATTATCTGGCGAGACCCAAAAACAGGCGTGCTTATGGGCGGAACGGAAGCACGCACAGACGGATCAATCGCCGCCTGGTAA
- a CDS encoding sporulation protein encodes MILRKYMSMLGIGSAKIDLQLPKLQYTPGENVSGIFLIEGGTIDQQIKRIECDLVMASPDEEKEEVIGTSTILSTKVIESEETNKMDFNFQLPEDIPCSAPDRIFQFKTRLIFNEGVKSADLDKITIIR; translated from the coding sequence TTGATTTTACGAAAATATATGTCAATGCTTGGAATTGGTTCTGCGAAAATTGATCTGCAGCTGCCAAAGCTTCAATATACGCCGGGAGAAAATGTGAGCGGAATCTTCCTGATTGAAGGAGGAACGATTGATCAGCAGATTAAGCGGATTGAGTGTGACCTGGTCATGGCGTCGCCTGACGAAGAAAAGGAGGAAGTGATCGGAACATCGACCATTCTGTCCACTAAAGTCATTGAATCAGAAGAGACCAACAAAATGGACTTTAACTTCCAATTGCCTGAAGACATTCCCTGCTCTGCACCTGACCGGATTTTTCAATTTAAAACAAGGCTGATTTTTAACGAAGGCGTCAAAAGCGCCGACCTGGATAAAATCACGATTATCCGATAA
- a CDS encoding YkvA family protein, with protein sequence MKFLKRIKFVLKFWKFLPFLRDYFLSREVSAGKKLFPVAAGFLYILLPLDLVPDFLSIFGFTDDIVITSFVLQQMVKMAPESLKEKYKVLEE encoded by the coding sequence ATGAAGTTTCTCAAACGCATCAAATTTGTATTAAAATTTTGGAAGTTCCTGCCCTTCCTGAGGGATTACTTTCTCTCACGGGAAGTATCAGCCGGCAAAAAGCTGTTCCCTGTTGCGGCCGGATTTCTTTATATCCTTCTGCCGCTCGACCTTGTGCCAGACTTCCTGTCGATCTTCGGATTTACGGATGATATTGTGATTACATCGTTTGTCCTTCAGCAGATGGTGAAGATGGCTCCGGAGTCATTGAAGGAAAAGTATAAGGTGCTGGAGGAATGA
- a CDS encoding response regulator, which produces MLFYITDDDEAVRSILSQIIEDEDLGEVAGEAEDGSLLNGPMLSLKNVDILLIDLLMPIRDGIETIRQIKPTFKGKMIMISQVESKELIGEAYALGIEYYITKPINRIEVITVIRKVIERIRLERSIQDIQKSLHNVLSFDQVQEQHDLPHNKKNIRVSGQFLLSELGIAGENGSKDLLDMLDFLDQYEQDHMLEKGFPPLKEIFLNLAKQKLGASLTEQELKKEIKASEQRVRRAIYHSLNHLASLGLTDFSNLKFESYASKFFDFTSVRQKMTDLKHDSKPSHSPTRINTKKFIQVLYFEAKILYLEPH; this is translated from the coding sequence ATGCTTTTTTATATAACAGACGATGATGAAGCAGTTCGATCAATACTCTCCCAAATCATTGAAGATGAGGATCTTGGCGAGGTAGCCGGGGAAGCTGAAGACGGGTCATTGCTGAATGGGCCGATGCTGTCATTGAAAAACGTCGATATTTTATTAATTGATTTGTTAATGCCGATTCGGGACGGAATCGAGACGATACGTCAAATTAAGCCGACATTCAAGGGGAAAATGATCATGATTTCACAAGTGGAATCAAAAGAATTAATAGGTGAAGCCTATGCACTGGGCATTGAATACTATATAACAAAACCGATCAACAGGATTGAGGTCATTACAGTCATCAGGAAGGTGATTGAACGTATACGATTAGAAAGATCGATTCAAGATATTCAAAAATCACTGCATAATGTGTTGTCTTTCGATCAGGTTCAGGAGCAGCATGACCTGCCGCATAACAAAAAAAATATAAGAGTTTCCGGTCAGTTTCTTTTGTCCGAACTGGGAATAGCGGGTGAAAACGGGAGTAAAGATTTACTGGATATGCTTGATTTTTTAGATCAATATGAACAGGATCATATGCTTGAAAAAGGATTTCCACCCCTTAAAGAGATCTTTCTGAATCTTGCAAAACAAAAACTAGGCGCATCACTGACAGAGCAGGAATTAAAAAAAGAGATCAAAGCATCTGAACAACGGGTGCGCAGAGCGATTTACCACTCCTTGAATCATTTGGCTTCACTTGGTCTTACCGATTTTTCAAACCTGAAGTTTGAAAGCTACGCGTCCAAATTCTTTGATTTTACAAGTGTCAGGCAAAAGATGACAGATTTAAAGCATGATTCAAAACCATCACACTCCCCAACTCGAATCAATACAAAAAAATTCATTCAAGTTCTCTATTTTGAAGCAAAAATTCTATATTTGGAGCCGCATTAA
- a CDS encoding sensor histidine kinase, producing MIVPLAGELNFYPFNQTFRISFGAPAFFFFLLLFRKMPAVLPGFLTAAAVVGFRILIDLTVLDHFDWISSFQAHIASFFFYFIFSCLVYAAKIRRFYNRPLIIGLLGIPIEVLADLAELIAQYYLLETTITAAALNGIMVIAVSHSFIVISFFNMLSLYEAQSREREIRKQNEQMLMLISNLYEESVYLKKTLKNTENITKKSYDLYKSLNHWIDKQVSVPVGEYRQKALEIAGEVHEVKKDNQRIFSGLSKLISDKSIADYMDVHELVNIIVRANEKYADLLGKEILFVKTVKQAHPHYHVFTVLSIINNVVANAAEAIENKGRIAIGIGRHGHSVEFWISDDGPGISPKHKSLLFKPGFTTKYDHAGNPSTGIGLSYVKEIVEQLDGDITFHEGPGGRGLIFIIRLPVIQLVDKG from the coding sequence ATGATCGTGCCATTGGCAGGTGAATTGAACTTTTATCCTTTTAATCAAACATTTCGGATCAGCTTTGGAGCACCTGCTTTCTTCTTTTTTTTATTGCTGTTCCGAAAAATGCCAGCGGTTCTGCCGGGTTTTTTGACTGCTGCCGCGGTTGTTGGATTTCGTATATTAATAGACTTGACTGTCCTCGATCATTTTGATTGGATCTCCTCCTTTCAAGCCCATATCGCCAGTTTTTTCTTTTATTTCATTTTTTCTTGTCTCGTTTATGCAGCAAAAATCAGACGTTTTTACAATCGGCCCCTGATCATCGGATTACTGGGTATTCCAATTGAAGTCTTGGCCGACTTGGCGGAACTGATCGCGCAATATTATCTATTGGAAACAACTATAACAGCAGCGGCGCTTAACGGAATTATGGTCATCGCGGTGTCGCACAGCTTTATTGTTATAAGCTTTTTCAATATGCTGAGTCTGTATGAGGCACAGTCTAGGGAAAGGGAAATCCGGAAGCAGAATGAACAAATGCTGATGCTCATATCCAATCTCTATGAGGAATCGGTCTATTTAAAAAAGACACTGAAAAATACTGAGAATATCACGAAAAAATCATATGATTTATACAAAAGTTTAAACCACTGGATTGATAAACAGGTTTCTGTCCCGGTTGGGGAATATCGCCAAAAAGCTTTGGAAATCGCTGGTGAAGTACATGAAGTGAAAAAAGATAACCAGCGTATTTTTTCTGGCCTTTCAAAACTCATTTCGGATAAAAGCATCGCCGATTATATGGACGTGCATGAACTGGTGAATATCATCGTGCGGGCAAATGAGAAATATGCTGATTTATTAGGAAAAGAAATTCTTTTCGTGAAAACGGTTAAACAGGCGCATCCTCATTACCATGTTTTCACCGTCCTATCGATTATCAATAATGTCGTCGCAAACGCGGCGGAAGCGATTGAAAATAAGGGAAGGATCGCTATTGGTATCGGCAGGCATGGTCATTCGGTTGAATTCTGGATTAGCGATGATGGCCCAGGAATTTCACCTAAGCATAAATCTTTATTATTCAAGCCAGGATTTACAACCAAATATGATCATGCCGGCAACCCATCAACGGGGATTGGGCTCTCCTATGTAAAGGAAATTGTCGAACAGCTTGATGGGGACATCACCTTCCATGAAGGGCCAGGAGGAAGAGGGCTGATTTTTATTATCCGCTTACCAGTTATTCAATTAGTTGATAAAGGGTGA
- a CDS encoding glutaminase has translation MNKETQPPGSLQMDGLNEWVAYYRSFAAEGKCAAYIPALAKTNPSELGICIIDPDGTVIKLGDWNVFFTLQSISKVISFMAACIGRSISYVLERVDVEPTGDPFNSIIRLEMHKPGKPFNPMINAGAITVSSLLPGESPQYKIDFLIKLLENMLGKRPAINEEVFRSEWKTAHRNRALAYYLKETGFLELEVEEALEVYLKQCSIEVNTEDIAMIGLILAHDGFHPIRKEQLIPKEVARLTKSLMLTCGMYNSSGKFAAFVGIPAKSGVSGGIMALVPPRNRQEVPFQAGCGIGIYGPAIDEYGNSLAGVMLLRHMAKKWDLSIF, from the coding sequence ATGAATAAGGAAACCCAGCCTCCAGGCAGTCTGCAGATGGATGGCCTCAATGAATGGGTCGCTTATTACCGTTCTTTTGCAGCTGAAGGAAAATGTGCAGCCTATATTCCTGCTCTGGCAAAGACCAATCCGTCAGAGTTGGGCATTTGCATCATCGATCCTGATGGAACGGTTATAAAATTAGGAGATTGGAATGTCTTTTTTACATTACAAAGTATCTCAAAAGTAATTAGTTTTATGGCCGCATGCATTGGCCGCAGTATTTCTTATGTATTAGAAAGAGTGGATGTTGAACCGACTGGAGACCCCTTCAACTCGATTATCCGCTTAGAAATGCATAAACCGGGAAAGCCTTTTAATCCCATGATTAATGCTGGAGCCATTACAGTATCCTCCCTTCTGCCCGGAGAATCGCCGCAGTATAAAATAGATTTTTTAATAAAATTACTGGAAAACATGCTGGGAAAACGGCCGGCAATTAATGAAGAAGTGTTTCGATCCGAATGGAAAACGGCTCATCGGAATCGGGCATTAGCCTATTATTTAAAAGAAACGGGCTTTTTAGAATTAGAGGTCGAGGAAGCTTTAGAGGTTTACTTAAAGCAGTGTTCCATCGAGGTCAACACAGAAGACATCGCTATGATCGGGTTAATTCTGGCCCATGACGGCTTCCATCCAATCCGCAAAGAACAACTGATTCCTAAAGAAGTGGCCCGATTAACCAAAAGCTTAATGCTTACGTGCGGAATGTACAATTCTTCAGGCAAATTTGCCGCATTCGTCGGAATACCGGCAAAGAGCGGCGTTTCCGGAGGCATAATGGCACTCGTCCCTCCAAGAAATCGGCAGGAAGTACCGTTTCAGGCTGGATGTGGAATTGGGATTTACGGTCCGGCTATCGATGAATACGGAAATAGTCTGGCAGGCGTCATGTTATTGAGGCATATGGCTAAAAAATGGGATTTAAGCATTTTTTAA